Proteins found in one Vallitalea guaymasensis genomic segment:
- a CDS encoding ABC transporter permease, whose translation MIMLFKFELKKIFRRKSSFGALIGVLLYVLLLAIVFVSENSYVDQNGNEVNGLSAINLKKEQMLVWEGSLTTDKLDSVLTNYQTICNNKENYVSDGNGGSCISDEAYGKYLQKDQEVADLIRRVFSGANNYDYYILSSLSSEDMSRFYEQRYDLVNDILNMNYSYGKYSDAEKEYFLQLNRKIDTPYHFAYTDGWFDILSKGLGILMLVIAFAVCVCISPIFASEYKSGAASIILSSRYGKGKVITAKILASTFFTTIVYFGGILIFTLLMLCCYGSTGWNANLQIISLIAPYPLTIFQVYLYGLIIGYVINLAVIALVMLLSSRMKTSYAVIIVSALCLFVPLFIPNSKTNLLIRQITSLLPANAMNTFLVFSVYDVYNFFGRLVSLPVVIVVTSILTIIITLPFTYRGFKKYQVAK comes from the coding sequence ATGATAATGCTATTTAAGTTTGAATTGAAGAAAATATTTCGACGCAAATCATCTTTCGGTGCTTTGATTGGTGTACTCCTATATGTTTTACTATTAGCGATTGTGTTTGTATCTGAAAACTCTTATGTTGACCAAAATGGTAATGAGGTAAATGGATTATCTGCTATTAACTTAAAAAAAGAGCAAATGCTAGTTTGGGAAGGCAGCTTGACAACGGATAAATTGGATTCAGTTCTTACTAACTATCAAACAATATGTAATAATAAAGAGAACTATGTTTCAGATGGTAATGGTGGCTCTTGCATCAGCGATGAAGCTTATGGAAAGTATCTTCAAAAGGACCAAGAAGTTGCTGATCTCATTCGCAGAGTATTCTCCGGTGCTAATAACTATGATTACTATATTCTATCCAGTCTATCCAGTGAGGATATGAGTAGATTTTATGAGCAAAGATATGATTTAGTCAATGATATCTTGAACATGAATTATTCCTATGGAAAATATTCAGATGCAGAAAAAGAATATTTTTTGCAATTGAACAGAAAAATAGATACTCCTTATCATTTTGCCTATACGGATGGTTGGTTTGACATACTTTCCAAAGGTCTAGGAATATTAATGTTGGTAATTGCTTTTGCAGTATGTGTATGTATTTCTCCGATATTTGCTTCCGAATATAAGAGCGGCGCTGCTTCTATTATTTTATCTTCACGATACGGAAAAGGAAAAGTTATTACAGCAAAAATACTTGCATCCACCTTTTTTACCACAATTGTATATTTTGGTGGAATATTGATTTTTACATTGTTGATGCTATGTTGCTATGGAAGTACGGGATGGAATGCTAACCTGCAGATTATTTCACTAATCGCCCCTTATCCTCTGACAATATTTCAAGTCTATCTATATGGATTAATTATTGGTTATGTGATAAACCTTGCTGTAATTGCATTAGTAATGTTACTGTCTTCGCGTATGAAAACATCTTATGCTGTTATTATTGTTAGTGCATTGTGTCTTTTTGTTCCTCTTTTTATACCAAACAGCAAAACCAACTTGTTAATAAGGCAAATCACATCCCTCTTACCAGCAAATGCCATGAACACCTTCCTTGTTTTCAGCGTATATGATGTTTACAATTTTTTTGGAAGACTTGTTTCACTTCCTGTGGTTATTGTGGTTACATCAATTCTCACTATAATAATTACCTTACCATTTACCTATAGAGGATTCAAGAAATATCAAGTTGCAAAATAA
- a CDS encoding ABC transporter ATP-binding protein, with product MELTLDRLTKQFGNKIAIERLSTTLKPGIYGLLGANGAGKTTLMRMICGVLTPTSGEVLLDGNSIDDMGESYRNLLGYLPQDFGYYPDFTGKEFMHYIAALKGINKRKAKIRTKELLEFVGLTDVASKKIRTFSGGMKQRLGIAQAVLNNPKILILDEPTAGLDPKERVRFRNLISNFSKDKIIILSTHIVSDVEYIADKILMIKKGTLLMTGAVDELIAIANGNVWSCIVPQNQVEQYESQYCVGNLHHNGKNVELRIIAENKPVSGAKPVEATLEDLYLYYFQDQQSGKSPEKKAGGK from the coding sequence ATGGAATTAACACTTGATAGACTTACCAAACAATTTGGTAACAAGATAGCTATAGAACGATTATCTACAACATTAAAACCAGGTATATATGGACTTTTAGGAGCCAATGGGGCTGGGAAAACAACGCTAATGCGTATGATATGCGGTGTTTTAACTCCCACATCAGGTGAAGTTTTACTTGATGGCAACAGCATAGATGACATGGGTGAAAGCTATAGAAATTTGCTCGGGTATCTTCCACAGGATTTTGGGTATTACCCAGATTTTACTGGGAAAGAATTCATGCATTATATTGCTGCATTAAAAGGAATTAATAAACGAAAAGCAAAAATACGAACAAAAGAATTACTAGAATTTGTTGGATTGACTGATGTGGCTAGTAAAAAAATACGTACATTTTCAGGGGGAATGAAACAACGTTTAGGAATTGCTCAAGCAGTACTGAATAATCCTAAGATATTGATATTGGATGAACCTACAGCTGGTCTTGATCCAAAAGAGCGTGTGCGTTTTCGTAACTTGATCTCTAATTTTTCCAAAGATAAGATTATTATTTTATCGACTCATATTGTATCGGATGTTGAGTACATAGCTGATAAAATATTAATGATAAAAAAAGGTACATTGCTTATGACTGGAGCAGTTGACGAGCTTATAGCCATTGCAAATGGAAATGTATGGAGTTGTATCGTTCCACAAAATCAAGTAGAACAATATGAAAGTCAATATTGCGTTGGTAATTTACATCATAATGGTAAAAATGTAGAGTTGCGTATCATTGCAGAAAATAAGCCCGTAAGTGGAGCAAAACCAGTAGAAGCAACTTTAGAAGATTTATACCTTTATTATTTTCAAGACCAACAAAGTGGTAAGAGCCCAGAAAAGAAAGCAGGTGGAAAATAA
- a CDS encoding RNA polymerase sigma factor, with the protein MLQKKLMKLAQEQDANALTQIIEEHYDMIYRYCYKKVGDSFVAQDITQDTFLRFVSNIDTYSNCGKLKAYLYTIARNLCNDWYRQKKPVLLDEKTEILDFSTMNSLNKVIDNISLKQMISKLPSAQQEVIILRYGEDLKLREIADITGTTIFAIQYRLKAALSKLKKLEKEGYSLEK; encoded by the coding sequence GTGCTCCAAAAAAAGCTGATGAAATTAGCCCAAGAGCAAGATGCAAATGCACTAACTCAAATTATTGAAGAACATTATGATATGATATATCGCTATTGCTATAAAAAAGTTGGAGATAGTTTCGTTGCCCAGGATATTACGCAAGATACTTTTTTGCGATTTGTAAGTAATATTGATACCTATTCAAATTGTGGTAAGTTGAAAGCGTACTTATATACAATAGCTAGAAATTTATGTAATGACTGGTATAGACAAAAAAAACCAGTTCTATTAGACGAAAAAACTGAAATCCTAGACTTTTCAACTATGAATAGTTTAAATAAAGTGATAGACAACATCAGCTTAAAACAAATGATCAGTAAATTACCTTCTGCACAACAAGAGGTGATAATTCTACGATATGGGGAGGATTTGAAGCTACGAGAGATAGCGGACATAACAGGAACCACAATTTTTGCTATTCAATATAGATTAAAGGCAGCATTATCAAAATTAAAAAAATTAGAGAAGGAGGGTTATTCACTTGAAAAATAA
- the ltrA gene encoding group II intron reverse transcriptase/maturase → MAELSEVSRGHSTKSCYRMTRKDRTIGGFEELKETEKYVKSRQLHKEDYSLESKVELDGKEKVHSISLTSDRKQNDENVYTSALLERILDKDNMNEAFKRVKKNKGSHGIDKLTVDELLTYLQEHGADLKESILEGKYIPQPVRRVEIPKDNGKKRQLGIPTVVDRVIQQAIAQVLSPIFEEIFSEYSYGFRPNRGCHDALKQCKTYINDGYRYAIDLDLEAYFDTVNHDKLIGLIYKQVKDVRVISLIRKYLQAGVMKDGVISKPPKGVPQGGNLSPLLSNIMLNELDVELETRGLRFVRYADDCNIYVKSLKAAHRVMASITKFIEGRLKLKVNQEKSKVGRPWKLKFLGYSFYCVKGGVDFRVHEKSIRKLKEKIKYLTGRSRIGNIKATYIKIKQVIVGWINYFKLAKMKDKMRQLDEWLRSRLRMCYWKQWKKIKTKYKNLRKLGIDEGKAWEFANTRKGYWRTAHSPILSKTITNAKLKKSGLVSLTEIYAQVC, encoded by the coding sequence ATGGCTGAACTATCAGAAGTCAGCAGAGGTCATAGTACTAAGTCATGCTATAGAATGACTAGGAAGGACCGAACGATAGGAGGTTTTGAAGAATTGAAAGAAACAGAGAAATACGTTAAAAGCAGACAACTTCATAAAGAAGACTATTCTCTAGAGAGTAAAGTGGAACTGGATGGTAAAGAGAAAGTGCATAGTATTTCACTGACGTCTGATAGGAAGCAAAACGACGAAAATGTATATACTAGTGCGTTATTAGAAAGAATTCTTGACAAAGACAACATGAACGAAGCCTTTAAAAGAGTCAAGAAAAATAAAGGAAGCCATGGAATTGATAAATTAACAGTAGATGAACTTCTAACTTATTTACAAGAACATGGTGCTGACTTGAAGGAATCGATACTAGAGGGGAAGTATATTCCCCAACCTGTTAGAAGGGTAGAAATACCAAAAGACAATGGGAAGAAAAGGCAATTAGGCATACCAACAGTAGTAGACCGAGTTATCCAACAAGCAATAGCCCAAGTGTTAAGTCCAATATTTGAAGAAATATTTTCAGAATATAGCTATGGATTTAGACCTAATAGAGGCTGTCATGATGCTTTGAAACAATGTAAAACATATATTAATGATGGTTATAGATATGCAATAGATTTAGATTTAGAGGCATATTTTGACACAGTTAACCATGATAAGTTAATAGGATTAATCTATAAACAAGTCAAGGATGTTAGAGTTATAAGTTTGATAAGGAAATATCTACAAGCAGGTGTTATGAAAGATGGTGTCATCAGTAAACCACCAAAAGGTGTGCCTCAGGGCGGAAATTTATCGCCATTATTGAGTAATATCATGCTAAATGAGTTAGATGTGGAATTAGAAACAAGAGGTTTGCGATTCGTAAGATATGCAGATGACTGTAATATTTATGTGAAAAGTTTGAAAGCAGCACATCGTGTCATGGCAAGTATCACAAAGTTTATTGAAGGAAGACTCAAGTTGAAAGTGAATCAAGAAAAAAGTAAAGTTGGTAGACCATGGAAACTGAAATTTTTAGGCTATTCATTCTACTGCGTAAAAGGTGGAGTGGATTTTAGAGTACATGAAAAGTCAATACGAAAGTTGAAGGAGAAAATAAAGTATCTGACAGGCAGAAGTAGAATAGGAAATATAAAAGCAACCTATATAAAAATTAAACAAGTGATAGTAGGTTGGATTAACTATTTTAAACTGGCAAAAATGAAAGATAAAATGCGACAATTGGACGAATGGTTAAGAAGTAGACTTCGCATGTGCTATTGGAAACAATGGAAGAAAATCAAAACCAAGTATAAGAATCTTAGAAAACTAGGTATTGATGAAGGAAAAGCATGGGAGTTTGCAAATACAAGAAAAGGTTATTGGCGAACAGCCCATAGCCCAATCTTATCAAAAACCATAACTAATGCAAAGCTAAAGAAATCAGGATTAGTGTCTTTAACTGAAATATATGCACAAGTATGTTAA
- a CDS encoding uroporphyrinogen decarboxylase/cobalamine-independent methonine synthase family protein, translated as MQLKPIKDKWKGTMTDRERFNNQMHYKPVDRCFNMEFGYWDENFEQWKLFKDNNITSNEQADIFFNFDKFACINGNTWMSPAFECKIIEEREATNILINGDGLLAEIPKDAHDTIPHYIKATIVTPEDWKKCKEERFRRDDPKRIIDIESLIKEHPNDRDYPLGVNCGSMIGKIRDMLTFEGLAYACYDYPDMVEDMVETCCLLVEDFLDQVLPHFDFDFASGWEDICFKNGPIVSVPFFRDIVMPRYKRIKKKLMKYGIDLWYTDCDGDVRPILPYLLEGGINCLFPFEVNGCSHPGELLDQYEGQLRIMGGFDKMQLGAGKEAIKAYMETLVPYVEKGGYIPFCDHRCPPNVKEEDYLYYLELKEKMFGL; from the coding sequence ATGCAATTAAAGCCTATAAAGGATAAATGGAAAGGAACTATGACCGACAGAGAAAGATTCAATAATCAAATGCACTACAAACCAGTGGACAGATGTTTTAACATGGAATTCGGTTATTGGGATGAAAACTTTGAACAATGGAAACTATTCAAAGACAATAATATCACCAGCAACGAACAAGCAGACATCTTTTTCAACTTCGACAAATTTGCTTGTATCAATGGAAATACATGGATGAGTCCTGCCTTTGAATGTAAAATCATTGAAGAAAGAGAAGCAACCAATATATTAATTAATGGAGATGGACTACTGGCAGAAATACCAAAAGACGCTCACGATACCATACCTCATTACATTAAAGCAACTATTGTAACCCCCGAAGACTGGAAAAAGTGTAAAGAAGAGAGATTTCGAAGAGATGACCCAAAAAGAATCATTGATATAGAATCACTAATAAAAGAACACCCTAATGATAGAGATTATCCTCTAGGAGTCAATTGCGGCTCCATGATCGGCAAAATACGAGATATGTTAACTTTTGAAGGATTAGCCTACGCTTGCTACGATTATCCAGACATGGTTGAAGATATGGTAGAAACATGTTGTCTACTAGTAGAAGATTTTCTTGATCAAGTATTACCACACTTTGATTTTGACTTTGCATCTGGCTGGGAAGATATCTGCTTCAAAAACGGACCAATAGTATCAGTACCATTCTTTCGAGATATAGTAATGCCAAGATATAAAAGGATAAAGAAAAAATTAATGAAATATGGAATAGACCTCTGGTACACCGATTGCGACGGAGACGTTAGACCGATCCTCCCATACTTACTAGAAGGAGGGATTAATTGTCTATTCCCCTTTGAAGTTAACGGCTGTTCACACCCAGGAGAATTACTGGACCAATACGAAGGACAACTACGAATAATGGGCGGATTCGATAAAATGCAACTAGGCGCAGGAAAAGAAGCTATCAAAGCATATATGGAAACCCTAGTCCCATATGTTGAAAAAGGTGGCTACATACCATTTTGCGACCATAGATGTCCACCTAACGTTAAAGAAGAAGATTACTTATATTATCTAGAACTAAAAGAAAAAATGTTCGGCTTATAA
- a CDS encoding helix-turn-helix transcriptional regulator — translation MESLYGLKNTSWSKHHYISRRASSIFYELQSGGQFNCSPDYRTDRNNHNTMLLLLTIKGIGYLDYRNKHYKLTENTGFIIDCSEHQIYYSDEQNLWNMVWIHFNGCQSKAYVQEILHRMGPVFEDRDHSIRNMIFAVLSLFDSQDRNMDMLFSKHIVNIMSSIIMTGIREGYDTVKEDIIDEVISYIKMNLSKNIQLEDLCKFVGVSKSYLIRKFKNVTGYSPYEYILLQKLSEAKVLLIHSDKRIHEISLSVGFESVSHFIKYFKKIEGITPLKYRQIWS, via the coding sequence ATGGAAAGTTTATATGGTTTAAAGAACACCTCTTGGTCTAAGCATCATTATATTAGTAGGAGAGCTTCTTCTATATTTTATGAACTACAATCTGGTGGACAGTTCAATTGTTCTCCTGATTATAGAACAGATCGTAATAATCATAATACAATGTTATTATTGTTGACAATAAAAGGGATTGGATATCTGGATTATAGGAACAAGCATTATAAGTTGACTGAGAATACAGGATTTATAATAGATTGTTCAGAACATCAGATATATTATTCAGATGAACAGAATCTCTGGAATATGGTTTGGATTCATTTTAATGGGTGTCAAAGTAAAGCTTATGTGCAGGAGATATTACATAGGATGGGACCTGTTTTTGAAGATAGAGACCATAGTATAAGGAATATGATTTTTGCTGTACTTAGTCTTTTTGATAGTCAAGATAGAAATATGGATATGCTGTTTTCTAAGCATATAGTTAATATAATGAGTAGTATTATAATGACAGGCATACGAGAAGGATATGATACTGTCAAAGAGGATATTATTGATGAAGTGATATCTTATATTAAGATGAACCTTAGTAAGAATATTCAGTTAGAGGATTTATGTAAGTTTGTTGGAGTAAGTAAATCTTATTTGATAAGAAAATTCAAGAATGTGACAGGCTATAGTCCCTACGAGTATATATTACTTCAGAAATTATCAGAAGCAAAAGTTTTGTTGATTCATTCAGATAAGAGAATCCACGAGATAAGTTTGTCAGTAGGCTTTGAGAGTGTCAGCCACTTCATAAAGTATTTCAAAAAAATAGAGGGGATAACCCCTCTGAAGTATAGACAAATATGGTCTTGA
- a CDS encoding L-fucose isomerase, whose amino-acid sequence MTGTNRLQGRMPKVGIRPTIDGRRNGVRESLEDQTMDMAKSVKEFLETNLRHPNGLPVECVIADTTIGGVAESAKCADKFAAEGVGVSITVTRCWCYGTETLDMDPSTPKAVWGFNGTERPGAVYLAAALAGYDQIGIPAFGIYGKDVQDAEDTTIPEDVKEKLLQFTKAGLAVANMKGKSYLSLGSVSMGIAGSVVNPAFFKDYLGMRNEYVDMSEFIRRMDNKIYDPVEYEKAIKWVKENCVEGEDRNDKELIHTREQKDQEWETVVKMTLIAKDLMVGNPRLAELGYIEESCGHNAIAGGFQGQRQWTDFMPNGDFMETILNSSFDWNGIREAFVFATENDCLNAVPMLFGHLLTGTAQIFSDVRTYWSPDSVKRVTGKELSGKAADGIIHLINSGSTTLDATGQQSRDGKPAMKPFWEITEEETKKCLDVTTWGPASLGYFRGGGYSSTFKTDGEMPVTMARVNMIKGLGPVLQIAEGYTIDLDKDIHDVLNMRTDPTWPTTWFAPNLTGKGAFKDVYSVMNNWGANHGAISYGHIGGDLITLASMLRIPVAMHNVPEERIFRPKTWGAFGLDDLQGADYRACNNFGPVYGK is encoded by the coding sequence ATGACAGGTACAAATAGGTTACAAGGCAGAATGCCAAAGGTAGGAATTAGACCAACAATTGATGGTAGACGTAACGGGGTTAGAGAATCCCTTGAAGATCAAACAATGGATATGGCAAAAAGCGTTAAAGAGTTTTTAGAAACGAATCTTCGCCATCCTAACGGTTTACCAGTAGAGTGTGTTATCGCTGATACAACTATAGGTGGGGTAGCTGAATCAGCAAAATGTGCTGATAAATTTGCAGCAGAAGGAGTTGGAGTATCTATCACTGTAACTCGTTGCTGGTGTTATGGAACTGAGACACTTGATATGGACCCATCAACACCAAAAGCTGTCTGGGGATTTAACGGAACTGAACGTCCAGGAGCAGTATATCTTGCAGCAGCCTTAGCAGGTTATGACCAAATCGGTATTCCAGCATTTGGAATCTATGGAAAAGACGTTCAAGATGCAGAAGATACAACAATACCAGAAGATGTAAAAGAAAAATTATTACAATTTACAAAAGCAGGATTAGCTGTTGCTAACATGAAAGGCAAATCATATTTATCTCTTGGAAGTGTTTCAATGGGAATCGCAGGTTCTGTAGTTAATCCAGCATTCTTCAAAGATTATCTTGGTATGAGAAACGAATATGTTGATATGTCTGAATTCATTAGACGTATGGATAATAAGATATATGATCCAGTTGAATACGAAAAAGCTATCAAATGGGTAAAAGAAAATTGTGTTGAAGGTGAAGACCGCAACGACAAAGAATTGATACATACTAGAGAGCAAAAAGACCAAGAATGGGAAACTGTTGTTAAGATGACTCTTATCGCAAAAGATTTAATGGTTGGTAATCCTCGTCTAGCAGAGTTAGGTTATATTGAAGAATCATGTGGACATAATGCAATAGCTGGTGGTTTCCAAGGTCAAAGACAATGGACAGATTTCATGCCTAATGGTGACTTCATGGAAACAATCCTTAATTCATCCTTTGATTGGAACGGTATCAGAGAAGCATTTGTATTCGCTACAGAAAATGATTGCTTGAATGCTGTACCAATGTTATTTGGACATCTGCTTACTGGAACAGCACAGATATTCTCAGATGTAAGAACTTATTGGAGTCCTGATTCTGTGAAACGTGTAACAGGAAAAGAATTATCTGGAAAAGCAGCTGATGGAATTATCCACTTAATCAATTCAGGTTCTACTACTCTTGATGCAACAGGACAACAATCAAGAGATGGAAAACCAGCAATGAAACCATTCTGGGAAATTACTGAAGAAGAAACTAAAAAATGCTTGGATGTCACTACTTGGGGACCAGCAAGCTTAGGATACTTCAGAGGCGGCGGATATTCTTCAACATTCAAAACAGATGGTGAAATGCCTGTAACAATGGCAAGAGTTAATATGATAAAAGGTCTTGGACCAGTTCTACAAATAGCAGAAGGTTATACTATTGACCTTGATAAAGACATTCATGATGTACTTAACATGAGAACTGACCCAACTTGGCCAACAACTTGGTTTGCACCAAACTTAACAGGCAAAGGTGCTTTCAAAGATGTATATTCTGTAATGAACAATTGGGGAGCTAACCACGGAGCTATAAGTTATGGACATATCGGTGGTGACCTTATCACACTGGCATCTATGTTGAGAATACCTGTAGCTATGCACAATGTACCAGAAGAAAGAATCTTCAGACCTAAAACTTGGGGTGCATTCGGACTCGACGATCTACAAGGTGCAGACTACAGAGCATGTAATAACTTTGGACCAGTTTACGGTAAATAA
- a CDS encoding GNAT family N-acetyltransferase, with translation MMDKIRQVRKEDLYAIIEIEAICFPAAEAADKKSIASRIDTFPESFFVAEKDGRIVGFINGAVTNDRTIRDEMFEDAGLHINDGAYQSIFGLDVIPEYQHQGIAGRLMRHLINDAMIKGRKGLILTCKEHLIGFYEQFGFSSLGLSESVHGGAVWYDMILFI, from the coding sequence ATGATGGATAAGATTAGGCAAGTCCGAAAAGAGGATTTGTATGCCATAATTGAAATTGAGGCAATTTGTTTTCCAGCGGCAGAGGCTGCAGATAAGAAGTCGATTGCCAGCAGAATAGATACATTTCCAGAAAGTTTTTTTGTTGCAGAGAAGGATGGCAGGATTGTAGGATTCATTAATGGAGCTGTCACAAATGATAGAACAATTCGAGACGAAATGTTTGAAGATGCTGGATTGCATATTAACGATGGAGCGTATCAGAGCATATTTGGGCTTGATGTAATACCGGAATATCAGCATCAGGGAATTGCAGGAAGATTGATGAGACATTTGATAAATGATGCAATGATAAAAGGTCGTAAAGGACTGATATTGACATGTAAAGAACATTTGATTGGATTTTACGAGCAATTTGGATTCTCCAGTTTAGGGTTATCTGAGTCTGTACATGGAGGAGCAGTTTGGTACGATATGATACTGTTTATTTAA
- a CDS encoding L-cysteine desulfidase family protein: MNKEDRRYAAYVQILREELVPAMGCTEPIAIAYAGAKAREVLGNLPDRVDIGVSDNIVKNVKSVVVPNTNGMKGIEASVVSGIVAGRAEKILEVISEVSEKQKEDMKKFKKDVPVNVSVLDNEIVFDIIVILYYRDESVKVRISDYHTNIVYVEKNGEVLVDLENADQETVKDECLEENGLMDKRLLNVKDIIDFADSCEIDDVRKVLDMQIYYNTQISEEGILGDYGANIGSTYFRYYGNDVRNRAIAKAAAGSDARMSGCELPVIINSGSGNQGITVSIPVIEYAKELSVSKETLYRALVISNLIAVHLKTGIGRLSAYCGAVSAGCAAGCGIAYLQGGGYDEIAHTLVNSLAIVSGIICDGAKPSCAGKIASSVEAGIVGYHMYKNGQEFKSGDGIVTKGVEATIKNVGRLGREGMRQTDKEIVKMMLEGKAECL, translated from the coding sequence ATGAATAAAGAGGATAGAAGATATGCAGCTTATGTACAGATTTTGAGGGAAGAACTAGTTCCAGCTATGGGTTGTACAGAACCTATTGCAATTGCATATGCTGGCGCAAAGGCTAGAGAAGTTTTAGGTAATCTGCCAGATCGGGTAGACATTGGAGTCAGTGACAATATTGTAAAGAATGTCAAGAGTGTAGTGGTTCCAAATACAAACGGCATGAAAGGTATTGAGGCCTCTGTTGTGTCAGGTATTGTAGCAGGTAGGGCAGAAAAAATACTTGAAGTTATTTCAGAAGTGTCTGAAAAGCAAAAAGAGGATATGAAGAAGTTTAAAAAGGATGTGCCGGTTAATGTATCAGTGCTTGATAATGAAATAGTATTTGATATTATTGTAATCCTTTATTATAGAGACGAATCAGTTAAGGTAAGAATCAGTGACTACCATACTAATATCGTGTATGTAGAAAAAAACGGAGAAGTTCTTGTGGATTTGGAGAATGCGGATCAAGAGACCGTCAAAGATGAATGCCTAGAAGAGAATGGGCTTATGGATAAGAGACTTTTGAATGTAAAGGACATAATTGACTTCGCTGACTCCTGTGAAATAGATGATGTAAGGAAAGTACTGGATATGCAGATTTATTACAATACCCAAATCTCTGAAGAAGGGATACTTGGAGATTATGGTGCGAATATTGGGTCTACTTATTTTAGATATTATGGCAATGATGTAAGAAATAGAGCAATTGCAAAGGCAGCAGCAGGTTCAGATGCACGTATGAGTGGTTGTGAGTTACCGGTTATCATTAATTCTGGAAGTGGAAATCAGGGGATAACAGTATCTATTCCAGTTATAGAATATGCAAAGGAATTGTCGGTATCAAAGGAGACACTATATCGAGCACTTGTGATTTCGAATCTCATTGCAGTACATCTAAAAACAGGTATTGGAAGACTGTCTGCGTATTGTGGTGCTGTCAGTGCAGGTTGTGCGGCAGGATGTGGTATTGCCTACCTGCAAGGAGGTGGCTATGATGAAATAGCACATACATTGGTTAATTCTCTTGCTATAGTTTCCGGAATCATTTGTGATGGAGCAAAACCTTCTTGTGCTGGGAAAATTGCTTCAAGTGTTGAAGCTGGTATCGTAGGATACCATATGTATAAAAACGGTCAGGAATTCAAGAGTGGTGATGGTATTGTAACCAAAGGGGTAGAAGCTACCATTAAGAATGTTGGTCGTCTGGGGCGTGAAGGAATGCGTCAGACAGATAAAGAAATAGTAAAAATGATGTTGGAAGGAAAAGCTGAGTGCTTATAA